The following coding sequences lie in one Synechococcus sp. PCC 7336 genomic window:
- a CDS encoding YidH family protein, with protein MPGDDRQREHQANERTFLAWVRTSLSLIGIGLALARFSLFIRELSLAAEGVNGRVAGTATTLLGAVMVAIGIGIIGLGLWEYNRAYRQIESGLYRPNRTMVWIVAIAVALLGLLSLPLTIWRSAGLERDRPLALPAAEQKSPSDLD; from the coding sequence GTGCCTGGAGATGACCGACAGCGCGAGCATCAAGCCAACGAACGGACGTTTTTAGCCTGGGTGAGAACTTCTCTCTCTCTGATTGGGATTGGCTTGGCCCTAGCACGGTTTTCCTTGTTTATCCGAGAACTCAGTCTTGCTGCTGAGGGCGTCAATGGCCGCGTTGCTGGTACTGCTACTACCCTATTGGGGGCGGTTATGGTGGCGATCGGGATTGGCATTATTGGGCTGGGATTGTGGGAATACAATCGTGCCTATCGTCAAATTGAGTCGGGTCTCTATCGGCCCAATCGAACGATGGTGTGGATTGTGGCGATCGCGGTTGCATTGTTGGGACTTCTGAGCCTGCCCCTAACGATCTGGCGCTCGGCAGGGCTCGAACGCGATCGCCCCCTAGCCTTGCCCGCCGCCGAGCAGAAGTCTCCATCTGACCTAGATTGA
- the leuC gene encoding 3-isopropylmalate dehydratase large subunit — translation MSQGTLFDKVWNAHAVGTLPSGQTQLLIGLHLIHEVTSPQAFAMLRERGLAVMMPERTLATVDHIVPTEDVSRPLQDVLAEEMMQALEQNCREFGIRFYNVGSGRQGIVHVIAPEQGLTQPGMTIACGDSHTSTHGALGAIAFGIGTSQVRDVLASQTLALDKLKVRRIEVSGQLRLGVYAKDVILHIIRTLGVKGGVGYAYEYAGSTIEAMSMEERMTICNMSIEGGARCGYVNPDAVTYAYLKGREFAPEGADWEQAVAWWNRLRSDADAEYDDIVTFKAQDIAPTVTWGITPGQGIGVNESIPAPEAFATEERATVEEAYRYMHLTPGQPIRGTKVDVCFVGSCTNGRLSDLREAARLARGRHVAAGVKAFIVPGSEQVKQEAEAEGLDKIFLEAGFEWRNPGCSMCLAMNPDKLVGDQIGASSSNRNFKGRQGSATGRTLLMSPAMVVAAAVKGEVADVRELIAEGVTV, via the coding sequence ATGAGTCAAGGGACATTGTTCGACAAAGTGTGGAATGCCCACGCGGTTGGCACCTTACCTTCCGGTCAAACGCAGCTGCTGATTGGCCTTCACCTGATTCACGAAGTCACTAGCCCGCAGGCGTTTGCCATGTTGCGAGAGCGAGGTCTCGCAGTGATGATGCCCGAACGCACGCTGGCAACAGTCGATCACATTGTGCCCACTGAAGATGTCTCCCGCCCGCTGCAGGATGTGTTGGCTGAAGAAATGATGCAGGCTCTGGAGCAGAACTGTCGAGAGTTTGGCATTCGTTTTTATAACGTGGGCTCGGGCCGGCAGGGCATCGTCCACGTGATTGCCCCCGAGCAGGGGCTGACGCAGCCAGGAATGACGATCGCCTGTGGCGACAGCCACACCTCCACCCACGGGGCCTTGGGGGCGATCGCCTTTGGCATTGGCACCAGTCAGGTGCGGGACGTGCTGGCCTCTCAAACTCTCGCCCTCGACAAGTTGAAAGTGCGTCGCATTGAAGTCAGCGGTCAGTTGCGTCTGGGGGTCTATGCCAAGGATGTCATTCTGCACATTATTCGCACACTTGGCGTTAAAGGGGGGGTGGGATATGCCTACGAATATGCGGGCAGCACCATCGAGGCCATGTCGATGGAAGAACGAATGACGATTTGCAATATGTCCATTGAGGGGGGAGCGCGCTGCGGCTACGTCAATCCCGACGCGGTTACCTATGCCTACCTCAAAGGTCGCGAGTTTGCGCCCGAGGGGGCTGATTGGGAGCAGGCGGTGGCCTGGTGGAATCGTTTGCGCAGCGATGCAGATGCCGAATACGACGATATTGTCACCTTCAAAGCCCAGGACATTGCGCCCACCGTGACTTGGGGCATTACCCCCGGCCAGGGGATCGGGGTGAATGAGTCGATTCCAGCCCCCGAGGCATTTGCAACAGAAGAGCGCGCCACCGTCGAGGAAGCCTATCGCTACATGCACCTCACCCCCGGTCAACCGATTCGAGGCACAAAGGTGGATGTCTGTTTTGTGGGTAGCTGTACCAATGGGCGCTTGAGCGATCTGCGGGAGGCAGCCCGATTGGCACGGGGCCGTCATGTGGCTGCAGGGGTCAAAGCCTTTATCGTGCCCGGATCGGAGCAGGTCAAGCAGGAAGCGGAAGCGGAAGGGTTAGATAAAATCTTTCTGGAGGCGGGATTTGAATGGCGCAATCCGGGATGCTCGATGTGTTTGGCCATGAACCCCGACAAGTTGGTGGGGGATCAGATCGGCGCTTCATCTTCTAACCGCAACTTTAAAGGTCGTCAGGGATCGGCCACTGGTCGCACCCTACTGATGAGTCCGGCCATGGTGGTAGCGGCAGCAGTCAAAGGGGAAGTGGCGGACGTGCGCGAGTTAATAGCTGAAGGGGTGACGGTATGA
- the leuD gene encoding 3-isopropylmalate dehydratase small subunit: MNHRVTAIAGRGIPLAGNDIDTDRIIPARFLRCITFDGLGQQVFLDDRQAMGGEHPFDRPEYRGAKILAVNANFGCGSSREHAPQAIARWGIEAIVGESFAEIFFGNCLAMGIPCVAASHAEVETLQAAIVANPQLELVVDVEQLQVSYGDRTIGVEMKAGPQQMLVEGTWDTCAQLADNATAIRATAAQLAYTSW, encoded by the coding sequence ATGAATCATCGAGTGACGGCGATCGCCGGACGGGGCATTCCCCTGGCGGGCAACGATATCGATACCGATCGCATTATTCCGGCCCGTTTTTTGCGCTGCATCACGTTTGACGGCTTGGGCCAGCAGGTGTTTTTAGACGATCGTCAGGCAATGGGGGGCGAGCATCCCTTCGATCGCCCCGAGTACCGAGGTGCCAAGATTCTGGCGGTCAATGCCAACTTTGGTTGTGGTTCCAGTCGAGAGCACGCGCCTCAGGCGATCGCCCGCTGGGGGATTGAAGCGATTGTGGGGGAAAGCTTTGCCGAGATCTTTTTCGGGAATTGTTTGGCCATGGGGATTCCCTGCGTCGCGGCTTCCCATGCTGAGGTCGAGACTTTGCAGGCGGCGATCGTCGCTAACCCTCAATTGGAGCTCGTCGTGGATGTGGAGCAGTTGCAGGTCAGCTATGGCGATCGCACAATCGGCGTAGAGATGAAGGCAGGACCGCAGCAAATGCTGGTTGAGGGGACTTGGGATACTTGTGCCCAACTCGCAGACAACGCAACTGCGATTCGAGCGACTGCCGCACAACTGGCTTACACCTCGTGGTAG